The Streptomyces venezuelae genomic interval CTGGCCCGATGCCTCCCTGCGCGTGGCCGGTGTGCTCTTCGGCCTCTACCTGCTCTTCAGCGGCGTGATGCAGCTGGTCGCGGCCTTCGGTACGCACGCGACGACCGCGCTGCGGGTCATGGCCTTCATCAGCGGCGCGCTCTCGATCCTGCTCGGTCTGTTCTGCTTCCGGGGCGCGATGCAGTCGACCCTGCTGCTCGCGCTCTGGATCGGCATCGGCTGGCTCTTCCGGGGCATCACGCAGACCGTGGCCGCGGCGTCCGACCCCACGATGCCGGCGCGCGGCTGGCAGATCTTCCTCGGCGCGGTGAGCGCGGTGGCCGGTGTGGTGCTCATCGTGTCGCCGCTGGAGTCGGCGGAGGTCCTCACCGTCCTCGCCGGGATCTGGCTGCTCATGGTCGGCGTGGCCGAGGTCGTCACCGCCTTCATGATCCGCTCGCGCGCCAGGAACCTGCCGGCTGGGGCCTGACGGAACGCCCGTCTGCCCCCTGTCTCCCGCCTCACCACAGTCCCGCCGCACCCGCCGTCCGTCCGATTTCCCGGGCGGGCGGCGGGCGCACTTGACCTGTGCGCTACATTTTGCCGGTCCTTGACCACCGATCCCCCGCGATCGCAACCTTTCGGAGCCGGCATCCCATGAGCGACATCGTCAACGGTCTGGGCCGCGCAGGTGCCTACGGCGCCCTCGGCGTGGTCCTGCTGATCCTCGGCATCGTGCTCGTGGATCTGCTGACGCCGGGGAAGCTCGGCCGACAGATCTGGGAAGAGCGCAACCGCAACGCCGCGATCCTGCTGAGCTCCGCGCTCCTCGGCATAGGCGGCATCGTCTTCACCTCGATCTGGACGACGTACGACAACTTCGGCAAGGGCCTCGTCTCCACGGCCGCGTTCGGCCTGCTCGGCCTCGTGATGATGGCGATCGCCTTCCTCGTCCTGGACCTGGTGACGCCGGGCAAGCTCGGCGCGACGCTCGTCGACCCGGAGCCGCACCCGGCGGTGTGGGTGACGGCCTCCTGCAACCTCGCGGTCTCGGCGATCCTCTCGGCCTCGATCGCCTGAAGCCCGTCGTCGTGCGCGCACGGAGGACGCGGCCCGATTCGGGCCGCGTCCTCCGTGCGTCGGTCAGGCCGCGCGCCGGGCTGGGCGCCGTCCGAGCGCCGGGCGTCTCAGTCCAGCGACTGGGTCAGTTCGCTGTGCGTCGCCGTGTGGACGACCCGGCCGCGCGCTCCGTTGACGAGCGGCAGGTAGGGCGCCACGTGCCCGCACTCGACGTCGGCGATGATCGGCACGTTCAGCGGCGCGAGCGCGTCGAGCACGGCCTCGTGCTGGCTGAGCGACTCGCGGCCGGGGGCCGATGTCCGTCCGACGAGGACCGCGTTCGCCTCGTCGAAGAAGCCCGCCATCCGCATGCCGTGCAGGTACCGGCAGATGGCGAACGAGTCGTCGCCGCACGCCTCGACGTAGACGAGGAGTCCTTCGGGGGCCTCGGCCCGCGCGAATGCCGAGGCGTCCAGGTAGGGCGTTCCGGTGAGGTTGCACAGCATCTCGATGCAGCCCCCGATGAGGCGCCCCTCGACGTCCACGTCCCCGTCGCCGTCCAGGCGGGTCCACCGGCCCGGGGTGTCGAGTGTGAACTCGCGCACCTCGGAGTGGACGGTGTAGTCGTCCCAACCGGCGGCTCGGTAGCGGTTCGGCGGGACCTGTGTGAACCGGTGCCCTTGGGGGGCGGCGACGATGTCGAGCCAGGACAGGAGCCCGTCCGGCGCGCGGTAGGGCGTGTCCATGAGGTTGTTGCCGTGCACGGTCGCCGTCCCGGTGAGGAGCGTCAGCGGCGTGAGGACCGTCGTCATGTCGGAGAACCCGACGAGCCAGGTCGGCTCGGCGTCGCGCAGCCGGTCCCAGTCGAGGTGCGGCAGCAGGTCGACGGCGGTCTCGCCGCCCCACGGCGGCACGACGGCTCTGATGCCGGGGTCCGTCAGCATCGCCATCAGCTCGGCCGCGCGGTCGGCGACGGGCGCACTGAGGTGACCTTCGCCGTCCATGCAGTCGCCCACGACCACCTCGTACCCCCGGGCCTCGACGTCACGGATCGCCACGTCGAGGCGCGCCCGCATGTTCTTCGGCACTCCGCTGGAAGGGGAGGTGACACCTATACGGTCACCGGGGCGCAGGGGGGCGGGGTAACGGATCGGCATGCGCGGGATTCTGGCATGCCGCCGATGGTCTCTCCTCGCGATTTTCGATCGGCACGGGGCACGCGCCGAGGCAGCGGAGGAAGACGGATCACCGGGAGAGCGCGTGGAACTGACGGAGCGTGAGCTGACCGATCCGTGGCAAGGCGTTCTGATCGCTCCCGCCGGCGGTACCGACGTCGGCGTGCTGGTCCTGGCGGGCTCCAGCGGCCGTATCGAACGCGAGCGAGCGCGCCTTCTCGCCGGACGGGGCGTCGCGGCCCTGGCGATCCGCTGGTTCGGCGGGCCCGGGCAGTCTCCGGGAATCTGCGAGGTCCCCTTGGAGACCTTCACCGCCGCCGTCGATCTCCTCCGCGCGAGCGGGGCGGTCCACATCGGCATCCTCGGCGCCTCGAAGGGGGCCGAAGCGGCCCTGCTCACCGCGGTGCACGATCCGCGCGTGGACGTGGTGATCGCGCTGTCGCCGACCTCGCACGTCTGGTGCAACGTCGGACCGGGCCGCGACGGCGAACAGCAGCCGTACCGATCGTCCTGGACGTGGCGGGAACGGCCGCTCCCCTTTGTGCCGATGGACGATTCCTGGTCGGCCGCACAGCCGTCGAGCGGTCCGGTCGCCATCCGTGGATGGTACGAACTCAGCGAGAGCACCTTCGGCCGTCTGGTTGCCCCGGCGGAGATACCGGTGGAGAAGACCAGGGCCGAACTGCTGCTCGTCGCGGGCGGCGACGACGCGATGTGGCCGTCCCTGCCGTTCGCCGAACGGTTGGCCGAACGCCGGCGTTCGGCCGGTGCCCCGGTGCGACTGATCACCCGCCACGATGCCGGCCACCGGCCCCGTCTCCCGGGGGAGGGCCCGGCGCCTGCTTCCCCGCGCTTCCACCACGGAGGCACGCCCGAAGCCGACGCACTTCTGGGAGCGGCGGCCTGGCCGCACATCCTTGAGGCGCTCGGCCTCGAAGACGGGTG includes:
- a CDS encoding HdeD family acid-resistance protein, translated to MTQTHDGPARHDVPPGPLGVLAGAAWQALLVAGLVSLALGIMVLVWPDASLRVAGVLFGLYLLFSGVMQLVAAFGTHATTALRVMAFISGALSILLGLFCFRGAMQSTLLLALWIGIGWLFRGITQTVAAASDPTMPARGWQIFLGAVSAVAGVVLIVSPLESAEVLTVLAGIWLLMVGVAEVVTAFMIRSRARNLPAGA
- a CDS encoding DUF350 domain-containing protein, giving the protein MSDIVNGLGRAGAYGALGVVLLILGIVLVDLLTPGKLGRQIWEERNRNAAILLSSALLGIGGIVFTSIWTTYDNFGKGLVSTAAFGLLGLVMMAIAFLVLDLVTPGKLGATLVDPEPHPAVWVTASCNLAVSAILSASIA
- a CDS encoding S66 peptidase family protein, translating into MPIRYPAPLRPGDRIGVTSPSSGVPKNMRARLDVAIRDVEARGYEVVVGDCMDGEGHLSAPVADRAAELMAMLTDPGIRAVVPPWGGETAVDLLPHLDWDRLRDAEPTWLVGFSDMTTVLTPLTLLTGTATVHGNNLMDTPYRAPDGLLSWLDIVAAPQGHRFTQVPPNRYRAAGWDDYTVHSEVREFTLDTPGRWTRLDGDGDVDVEGRLIGGCIEMLCNLTGTPYLDASAFARAEAPEGLLVYVEACGDDSFAICRYLHGMRMAGFFDEANAVLVGRTSAPGRESLSQHEAVLDALAPLNVPIIADVECGHVAPYLPLVNGARGRVVHTATHSELTQSLD
- a CDS encoding acyl-CoA thioester hydrolase/BAAT C-terminal domain-containing protein — translated: MELTERELTDPWQGVLIAPAGGTDVGVLVLAGSSGRIERERARLLAGRGVAALAIRWFGGPGQSPGICEVPLETFTAAVDLLRASGAVHIGILGASKGAEAALLTAVHDPRVDVVIALSPTSHVWCNVGPGRDGEQQPYRSSWTWRERPLPFVPMDDSWSAAQPSSGPVAIRGWYELSESTFGRLVAPAEIPVEKTRAELLLVAGGDDAMWPSLPFAERLAERRRSAGAPVRLITRHDAGHRPRLPGEGPAPASPRFHHGGTPEADALLGAAAWPHILEALGLEDGWRIRSRHGVMGSTSRKRRPRGPR